In Triticum urartu cultivar G1812 chromosome 6, Tu2.1, whole genome shotgun sequence, the following proteins share a genomic window:
- the LOC125512835 gene encoding uncharacterized protein LOC125512835, with protein sequence MAAATAVQPAMHTDQSGQQATPPGQGQQPWEYSLRKYLLLLATLVVTVTYGAGFNTPGGVWQVTHDGQLAGDPIIRQTNYRRYLAFFYCNATAFAASLVVIVLILILAIRHDKDKDKGKKDAVRVVLPLRGFMVLDLLSLLGAYGAGTCRDRIPIVYSAVLVAIVFVCIMALKLMDCWCPSSGGAMPLKKPKAEERLCKVLMLLATFAVSVTYVAGLSTPGGFWDSTGTTYRPGDAILKDHHSLRLTVFLLCNTTAFLASLLITMLLIIDGKKFREKTARSRVLYGCILVALVGLVGAYTAGSCRKTDTTAKLVGLVGAVLAMAYILLYGGFYTPAPKISCSCFSPAKRPDDDVSAKELLEKARSLVLLLATLAATITYTAGLDPPGGFWQDNGDGHIAGDPILLTTNARRYKAFFYCNSIAFVASLVAIVLVQKEILVKHHVLEAAMILDLFGLIGAYAAGSCRDINTSIYAMALAGAVLVYVVIHVVFFTLDHKDRQDDRADQLLEKRRKRLLLFAILAATITYQAGLTPPGGVLLKDDNLGHHAGDPVLFYNYPFRYKVFFYCNSVSFMLSIALIILLVNPNLYRPAIRSNALSVCTAVGLFCLTGAYAAGSTQHLRTTIYIFVLVGAVLFVAAVLLLVFLLTDPHKNGNSTATVTSISREQEEEEEKESKKHARRKYLMLLGILVASVAYQAGLEPPGGAWQGSGNGYEAGDPVMQVNRRPRYLVFFYSNSISFVASIVVIMMLLPHWLPNEKDKDWGKWSLRVMNWTILLDLVTLLVAYAAGSSRGWKTSVYVGMLIFAVLGYFAIHMTLSIWSDCYRAAKKKLECDSLPVRSVVCPS encoded by the exons ATGGCCGCCGCCACTGCAGTCCAGCCGGCAATGCACACGGATCAGTCCGGGCAGCAGGCAACGCCGCCGGGGCAGGGCCAGCAGCCATGGGAGTACAGCCTGCGGAAGTACCTCCTGCTGCTGGCCACCCTGGTGGTCACCGTCACGTACGGCGCCGGCTTCAACACGCCGGGGGGCGTCTGGCAGGTCACCCACGACGGCCAACTcgccggcgaccccatcatccgccAAACCAACTACCGCCGCTACCTCGCCTTCTTCTACTGCAACGCCACCGCCTTCGCCGCCTCGCTCGTGGTcatcgtcctcatcctcatcctcgCCATCCGACATGACAAGGACAAGGACAAGGGGAAGAAGGATGCCGTCCGGGTCGTCCTGCCGCTGCGGGGCTTCATGGTGCTGGACCTCCTCAGCCTCCTGGGTGCCTATGGCGCTGGAACCTGCCGGGACAGGATCCCCATCGTCTACTCCGCGGTGCTGGTGGCCATCGTCTTTGTCTGCATCATGGCTCTCAAGTTGATGGATTGCTGGTGCCCCAGCTCCGGTGGCGCCATGCCCCTCAAGAAGCCCAAAGCCGAAGAACGGCTCTGCAAGGTCCTGATGCTCCTGGCGACGTTCGCAGTGAGCGTCACGTACGTCGCCGGGCTGAGCACGCCGGGTGGCTTCTGGGACAGCACCGGGACCACCTACCGCCCAGGCGATGCAATCCTCAAGGACCACCACAGCCTGCGCCTGACGGTGTTCCTGCTCTGCAACACCACGGCGTTCTTGGCGTCCCTGCTCATCACCATGCTGCTCATCATTGACGGCAAGAAGTTCCGAGAGAAGACGGCTCGCTCTCGTGTGCTCTATGGGTGCATCCTCGTCGCGCTTGTCGGCCTCGTTGGCGCATACACCGCTGGCAGCTGCAGGAAGACCGACACCACCGCCAAATTGGTCGGCCTGGTCGGCGCCGTTCTGGCAATGGCATACATCCTACTCTATGGTGGTTTCTATACGCCAGCTCCAAAAATTTCGTGTTCTTGTTTCAGTCCAGCAAAACGACCTGATGATGATGTCAG TGCTAAGGAGCTTCTGGAGAAGGCTCGCTCTCTTGTTCTACTGCTCGCCACTCTCGCCGCCACCATCACCTACACAGCAGGGCTAGACCCGCCAGGCGGCTTTTGGCAGGACAACGGCGATGGGCACATCGCCGGTGACCCGATCCTCCTCACCACAAACGCTAGGAGGTACAAGGCCTTCTTCTACTGCAACTCCATTGCGTTCGTGGCCTCTTTGGTGGCCATCGTCCTGGTGCAGAAGGAGATTCTGGTCAAGCACCACGTGCTTGAGGCAGCGATGATACTCGACCTTTTCGGCCTCATAGGCGCTTATGCAGCTGGGAGCTGCCGGGACATCAACACCTCCATTTACGCAATGGCTTTGGCAGGCGCCGTCCTGGTCTATGTGGTGATCCATGTCGTCTTTTTCACACTGGACCATAAGGACAGACAAGATGACCGAGCAGATCAGTTGCTGGAGAAGAGGCGCAAACGGTTGCTCCTCTTTGCGATCTTGGCCGCGACCATCACCTACCAAGCAGGCCTCACCCCTCCCGGTGGCGTCCTGCTCAAGGATGACAATCTCGGGCACCACGCTGGCGACCCGGTCCTCTTCTACAACTACCCATTCCGGTACAAGGTCTTCTTCTACTGCAACTCGGTGAGCTTCATGTTGTCCATCGCCCTCATCATCCTCCTGGTGAACCCCAATCTGTACAGGCCAGCCATACGAAGCAATGCCTTATCTGTTTGTACGGCAGTGGGCTTGTTTTGTTTGACAGGGGCCTACGCCGCCGGAAGCACGCAACACCTCAGGACAACCATATATATCTTCGTGTTGGTCGGTGCGGTCCTCTTCGTTGCGGCTGTACTGCTGCTAGTATTTTTGCTGACGGATCCACACAAAAATGGTAATTCAACAGCTACTGTGACATCAATATCCCGTGAacaggaagaggaagaagaaaaagaaagtaAGAAACACGCGAGGCGCAAGTACCTGATGCTGCTAGGCATCTTGGTGGCAAGCGTAGCCTACCAGGCTGGCCTGGAACCGCCCGGCGGAGCATGGCAGGGCAGTGGCAATGGgtatgaggcgggcgaccctgtgATGCAAGTTAACAGGAGGCCCCGGTACCTCGTCTTCTTCTACAGCAACTCCATTTCCTTTGTGGCTTCCATCGTTGTCATCATGATGCTGCTACCGCACTGGCTGCCAAATGAGAAGGACAAAGATTGGGGGAAATGGTCGCTGAGGGTGATGAACTGGACGATCCTACTGGATTTGGTCACTCTCCTAGTCGCCTATGCAGCCGGCTCCAGCAGGGGGTGGAAGACGTCTGTGTATGTCGGCATGCTCATATTTGCCGTTCTGGGCTACTTTGCAATCCATATGACGCTGTCGATATGGTCTGATTGTTACCGAGCAGCCAAGAAAAAACTAGAGTGTGATTCTTTACCGGTGCGCTCAGTGGTATGCCCTAGCTAG